AGGAAAGACCCGATGGAATAATTGTAACCGATGATGTCATCGCCTTTGCATTAGTTAAAAGTTTACAGGAGTTTGGTATAAAGATACCAGAGGATATAGGATTAGTAAGTTTTAACAACAGTATTTTAGCTGCATTAGCAAATCCACCTTTAAATTCAGTGGAAGTTAATCCCTTTAAATTAGGGGAAGAAGCAATGAATTTAGTTGTTCAAGCTATGACAAAAGGAGTAAGGGGAAAGAGAACTGTAATTCCTTATGAGATAATATATAGAAATTCTACCGGCACCTAAAATTAGGTGCTTTTTTTTCTTGCAAAATAAGGAACGTTAGTTCTATAATAGAAATAGCAGTTAAACATGGTATTTTTCCTTAATTATGGTATATTTATATTAGTTAATAAAAGATGGGGGATTATTATAATGGAGAGAAAACATAATTATGATAATGATAGTCTGAAAACTTTAGAGGAAAAAGAGAAAGTAAGGTTAAGACCTGCCGTTATTTTTGGCAGTGATGGAATAGAAGGATGCTGCCATACTTTAGTTGAAATTGTAGCCAACGCCAGGGATGAAGCCCAGGAAGGATTTGGCGATGTAATTGAAGTTATTCGCTATAAAGATAAGTCTATAGAGGTTAGGGATAGGGGAAGGGGAATCCCTTTAGAATATAATAGTAAAGAAGGAAAGTATAACTGGGAAATAGTGTTTACAATACTCTATGGTGGAGGAAAGTACAACAACAACTCTGGAAGTAATTATCAGTATAGTGTAGGGCTTAATGGTTTAGGTACTGCTGCTACCCAGTTTGCTTCAGAGTATATGGATGTAACTGTCTATCGGGATGGCTATAAATATACCCTCCACTTTGAAAAAGGGGAAAATATCGGTGGATTACATAAAGAAAAATGTAATTATGAACATACCGGTACTATTATCCGTTGGAAACCGGATTTAGAAGTATTTAACGATATTGACATACCTTTAAGTTTTTTTATTCAAACTTTAAAAAGACAAGCTATAGTTAACAAAGGGGTTACTTTTAAATTATATGACGAGGAAGGGGATAAAACCTATACCTGGCTATACCCCAATGGAATAATTGATTATGTAAAGGAAGTTTCCGGAGAAAATGGTTTAACACAGCCCCAGTATTTTGAATTAGAAACTAAAGGTAGGGATAGGGAAGACAAAGAAGAATATAAAGTAAAGTTAGAAGTTGCCTTTGCTTTTAACAATGAAAAGAATTTACTTGAGTTTTATCATAATTCATCCTTTCTTGAATATGGTGGAGCCCCAGAAAAAGCAGTAGATGCAGCTTTTACCTCTATTATCCACCACTTTTTAAAGGATAAGAACAAATACACTAAAAATGAAAAGCGAATCAATTTTGGCGATATCAAAGATAGTTTGATTTTAGTGACCAATACCTATTCAACGGTAACAAGTTATGAAAACCAAACGAAAAAAGCAATTACCAACAAATTTATTCAAGAAGCATTAACTAATTTCTTAAAAGAAAAGCTAGAAGTATTTTTCATTGAAAACAATTTTGAATTGGAACGGGTTTTAGAACAAGTACTGATAAATAAACGGAGTAGAGAAAAGGCAGAAATGACCCGCCTTGATGTCAAAAAGAAACTAAGCAAAGGTATAGATAATTTTGC
This region of Anaerobranca californiensis DSM 14826 genomic DNA includes:
- a CDS encoding toprim domain-containing protein, with the translated sequence MERKHNYDNDSLKTLEEKEKVRLRPAVIFGSDGIEGCCHTLVEIVANARDEAQEGFGDVIEVIRYKDKSIEVRDRGRGIPLEYNSKEGKYNWEIVFTILYGGGKYNNNSGSNYQYSVGLNGLGTAATQFASEYMDVTVYRDGYKYTLHFEKGENIGGLHKEKCNYEHTGTIIRWKPDLEVFNDIDIPLSFFIQTLKRQAIVNKGVTFKLYDEEGDKTYTWLYPNGIIDYVKEVSGENGLTQPQYFELETKGRDREDKEEYKVKLEVAFAFNNEKNLLEFYHNSSFLEYGGAPEKAVDAAFTSIIHHFLKDKNKYTKNEKRINFGDIKDSLILVTNTYSTVTSYENQTKKAITNKFIQEALTNFLKEKLEVFFIENNFELERVLEQVLINKRSREKAEMTRLDVKKKLSKGIDNFANKVKKFVDCRTKDISKRELFIVEGDSALGSTKMGRDAEFQAIIPVRGKILNCLKSDYDKIFKNEIIVDLLKVLGCGVEIKSRHSDLNTFDLRKLNWSKIIICTDADVDGFQIRTLILTMLYVLTPTLIEKGYVYIAESPLYEITDKKGNVYFAYSEGEKREITKKLKDGFKIQRSKGLGENEPEMMWQTTMNPETRRLIKVTPAEYHRTKEAFELFLGDNLEGRKDFIAQNGYKYLDQSDVI